In Methanomassiliicoccales archaeon, one genomic interval encodes:
- a CDS encoding DUF4386 domain-containing protein — protein MKSMNRTARMAGSFYLIFIILLPLATSIRSQLIVFGDAAATAQKITANELLFRISFVTELVSALFFVLAAWALYVLLRSVNKDLALLFLLLNLCGVAIECMSVLNLSAALSLLSGADYLTVFPASQLQAQALLHIDLYNNGFEIAQLFFGAWLLPLGYLVYRSGFLPRLLGILLIIDFIGVLIWFLQFFLLPGYDVISYPGLAAGFIAEVSLTLWLLVKGVMDNGHASTEAE, from the coding sequence ATGAAATCGATGAATCGGACCGCAAGAATGGCGGGGTCATTCTATCTGATCTTCATCATATTATTGCCTTTGGCCACATCTATCCGTTCCCAACTGATCGTGTTCGGGGATGCTGCCGCTACAGCCCAGAAAATCACGGCAAACGAGCTTCTGTTCCGCATCAGTTTCGTCACCGAGCTGGTCTCGGCATTGTTCTTCGTTCTGGCGGCGTGGGCCCTTTACGTTTTGTTGAGGTCGGTCAACAAGGATCTTGCTTTGCTTTTCCTGCTGCTGAACCTGTGCGGGGTCGCGATCGAATGCATGAGCGTGCTCAATCTGTCTGCCGCCCTATCGCTGTTGAGCGGAGCCGATTACCTGACAGTTTTTCCAGCTAGTCAACTGCAGGCCCAAGCCCTATTGCATATCGATCTATACAATAACGGATTCGAGATAGCCCAGCTCTTCTTCGGTGCCTGGTTGCTCCCCCTCGGTTATCTGGTCTACCGATCGGGCTTCCTTCCCCGGTTGTTGGGAATCCTGCTGATCATCGACTTCATTGGTGTCCTGATATGGTTCCTGCAGTTCTTCCTACTCCCTGGATACGATGTCATATCCTACCCCGGTCTGGCGGCGGGCTTCATCGCCGAGGTCTCGCTGACATTGTGGCTTCTGGTCAAAGGAGTGATGGACAATGGACATGCTTCGACGGAGGCTGAGTGA